The Lysobacter sp. genome includes a window with the following:
- a CDS encoding PQQ-binding-like beta-propeller repeat protein: MKSIWFWLLSLSVALLVWWVSVGGRRETVAQETTPALRAASPMLTRRTNEFDGPPGDLSSIRTDLVATPSRLQVRCLLGGRPSAVLSVALPLSGSFLQARPTNGGLDEGPTITQIDDRHFRVEVRVAEGLAEGTHVGYVELKTCRDEACVDEIPRGTLYVPFEVIVEDPANIALGEWETFQRDAGHTGYVPATFHPRAFAYKWEWQRPTPVTTQGFIHAVSTAPGLVFVSDDGAGLLALRALRENDGGLVWEQTFPNYPALNPPAAANGKVYAATTGHQQTFLWAFHAGTGAPVFQNSFAAQWSDVMAPTIRDGRVYTNGGYYGGGVYAYSDTAGDLQWSMFSGDDEMTTPAVDQSRVYHYDGTALVTYDTATGLKLSSISDPYSPVQGYAHNGAPMLGRADSVTSFSGGTYSIFGSADLSSARPLINFSVANNAARWRTARAYMTQPATAKGIVYAGSNTPKSFDAIDEATGQVLWSWVPQPSDVRFHRNVVVTDNLVFVSTNRVVYALDLATRQPVWSYPAPGTLAISASGTLYIVEGASQSTGRLIAIALK; this comes from the coding sequence ATGAAGTCGATCTGGTTCTGGCTGTTGTCGCTGTCCGTGGCGCTGCTGGTGTGGTGGGTATCCGTGGGCGGCCGTCGCGAGACGGTGGCGCAGGAGACCACGCCCGCCCTGCGGGCCGCCAGCCCGATGCTGACGCGCCGCACGAACGAGTTCGATGGCCCGCCCGGCGACCTGTCCTCGATCCGCACCGATCTGGTGGCCACGCCATCGCGGTTGCAGGTGCGATGCCTGCTCGGCGGACGGCCGTCCGCAGTGTTGTCGGTGGCATTGCCGCTGAGCGGGTCGTTCCTGCAGGCGAGGCCAACCAACGGAGGGCTCGATGAGGGCCCGACGATCACGCAGATCGACGATCGCCACTTCCGCGTCGAGGTTCGAGTGGCGGAAGGCCTGGCGGAAGGCACGCATGTGGGCTATGTGGAGCTGAAGACCTGCCGGGACGAGGCTTGCGTCGACGAGATCCCGCGCGGGACGCTGTACGTGCCGTTCGAAGTGATCGTCGAGGACCCGGCGAACATCGCATTGGGCGAATGGGAGACATTCCAGCGCGATGCCGGACACACCGGCTATGTACCGGCGACGTTCCACCCTCGGGCGTTCGCCTACAAGTGGGAATGGCAGCGACCGACGCCCGTCACGACGCAGGGCTTCATCCATGCGGTGTCGACGGCGCCCGGTCTGGTCTTCGTGTCAGACGATGGGGCCGGATTGCTGGCGCTGCGCGCACTGCGCGAGAACGATGGCGGCCTGGTATGGGAGCAGACGTTTCCCAACTATCCGGCGCTGAATCCGCCCGCCGCCGCCAATGGCAAGGTCTACGCTGCCACGACGGGACACCAGCAGACCTTCCTCTGGGCGTTCCATGCGGGCACCGGCGCACCCGTGTTCCAGAACTCGTTCGCCGCGCAATGGTCGGATGTGATGGCGCCCACGATCCGCGACGGCCGCGTGTACACCAATGGCGGCTACTACGGCGGCGGCGTCTATGCGTACAGCGACACCGCCGGCGACCTGCAGTGGTCGATGTTCAGCGGCGACGACGAGATGACCACCCCGGCCGTGGACCAGTCGCGGGTCTACCACTACGATGGCACCGCCCTCGTGACCTACGACACCGCCACCGGATTGAAGCTGTCGTCCATCAGCGATCCCTACAGTCCGGTCCAGGGCTATGCGCACAACGGCGCCCCCATGCTCGGGCGGGCCGACAGCGTGACATCTTTCAGCGGCGGCACTTACAGCATATTTGGCAGCGCCGACCTGTCCAGCGCTCGTCCCCTGATCAACTTCTCGGTCGCCAACAACGCGGCACGCTGGCGCACCGCGAGGGCATACATGACCCAGCCGGCGACGGCCAAGGGCATCGTGTATGCGGGCTCCAACACGCCCAAGTCGTTCGACGCCATCGACGAAGCCACCGGCCAGGTTCTCTGGTCCTGGGTGCCGCAGCCCTCGGACGTGCGTTTCCACCGCAACGTGGTGGTGACCGACAATCTCGTGTTCGTCAGCACCAATCGCGTGGTCTACGCCCTCGATCTGGCCACGCGCCAGCCGGTGTGGTCCTACCCGGCGCCCGGGACGCTCGCGATATCGGCTAGTGGCACGCTCTACATCGTCGAAGGCGCGAGCCAATCGACGGGCCGACTGATCGCGATCGCCCTGAAGTGA
- a CDS encoding efflux RND transporter permease subunit: MRRFNLSEWALANRSLVLYTMLVLAILGVWSYRKLAQSEDPPFTFKVMVVRTIWPGATAGEVAREITDRIEKKLMETGDYEAISSYSRSGESQVFFIARDSMHSRELPELWYQVRKKIGDIDATLPAGAVGPFFNDEFGDTYGNIYALTGKGFDYALLKDYAERLELELQRVPDVAKIELLGLQDEKIWIDLSNTKLATLGIPLPVVQQALAEQNAVASAGFFETATDRVQLRVTGNFKSLDDIRQFPIRAGDRTVRLGEIADVHRGYADPAAPRIRYMGDDAIGIAVSMKPTGDILQLGKALDAETVRLQRSLPVGMQLRRIADQPAAVRDSVGEFVTVLGEAVIIVLLVSFFSLGLRTGLVVAVTIPLVLAMTFAVMHYFGIGLHKISLGALVLALGLLVDDAIIAVEMMAIKMEQGFSRLRAAAFAYETTAFPMLTGTLVTAAGFLPIATAASSTGEYTRSLFQVVTIALMVSWVAAVLFIPYLGDKMLPEPNARPTPRSLEGRIRTFRSGLADRWPRFAGLLGPAPIATEGANSPAHDPYDTAFYKRFRATVRWCIRRRWLVIGATVLAFMVSIAVFRFVPQQFFPDSTRLELMVDVELAEGSSLKATDAAARKLEKLLSARKEIENYVAYVGTGSPRFYLPLDQQLPQTHFTQFVVRAKDIEAREALRNWLMGDVRPQFPELQLRVTRLENGPPVGYPIQYRVSGEHVERVREIASRVMAKVRANPDVINVNFDWDEPSKVVRLVIDQDRARALGVSSEQLAHFLSSSLSGQRVSTYREDNELIEILLRGPENERERLELLGSLAVPTTSGLTVPVMQIARLESTFEDGVIWHRNRLPTVTVRADIVNGPTPATVVGRIDPTLDAIRATLPDGYLMETGGSVEDSARGQDSIKAGMPLFVFVVITLLMLQLRDLSRVFLVMSTAPLGLIGVVAFLLAFRVPFGFVAMLGTIALSGMIMRNSVILIDQIEQDIASGHDRWTAIVESTVRRFRPIVLTALAAILAMVPLSSSAFFGPMAVAIMGGLIVATVLTLLFLPALYAAWFRVRASEARQEPAVG, from the coding sequence ATGCGTAGATTCAATCTTTCCGAATGGGCGCTCGCAAACCGCTCGCTGGTGCTCTACACGATGCTGGTGCTGGCGATCCTCGGCGTCTGGTCCTATCGCAAGCTCGCGCAGTCCGAAGATCCTCCGTTCACCTTCAAGGTGATGGTGGTGCGCACGATCTGGCCGGGCGCGACCGCCGGGGAAGTCGCGCGCGAGATCACCGACCGGATCGAAAAGAAACTGATGGAAACCGGGGATTACGAAGCGATCAGTTCGTATTCCCGCTCCGGCGAATCGCAGGTGTTCTTCATCGCGCGCGATTCGATGCACAGCCGCGAGCTGCCCGAACTCTGGTACCAGGTACGCAAGAAAATCGGCGATATCGACGCGACCCTGCCGGCGGGTGCGGTCGGGCCATTCTTCAACGACGAATTCGGCGACACCTACGGCAACATCTATGCGCTCACCGGCAAGGGATTCGACTACGCGCTGCTGAAGGATTACGCCGAGCGGCTGGAACTGGAACTGCAGCGCGTGCCGGACGTCGCCAAGATCGAACTGCTCGGCTTGCAGGACGAGAAGATCTGGATCGACCTGTCGAATACCAAGCTCGCCACGCTGGGGATTCCGCTTCCGGTCGTGCAGCAGGCCTTGGCAGAACAGAACGCGGTCGCGTCGGCCGGATTCTTCGAGACGGCGACCGACCGGGTGCAGTTGCGCGTGACCGGCAATTTCAAGTCATTGGACGACATTCGCCAGTTCCCGATCCGGGCCGGCGACCGCACCGTGCGCCTGGGCGAGATCGCGGATGTGCATCGCGGTTACGCCGATCCCGCCGCACCGCGCATCCGCTACATGGGCGACGACGCGATCGGGATCGCGGTATCGATGAAACCCACCGGCGACATCCTGCAGTTGGGCAAGGCGCTGGATGCCGAAACCGTGCGCCTGCAGCGGAGCCTGCCGGTAGGCATGCAGTTGCGCCGCATCGCCGATCAGCCTGCGGCGGTGCGCGATTCCGTCGGCGAGTTCGTGACGGTGCTGGGCGAAGCGGTGATCATCGTGCTGCTGGTCAGCTTCTTCTCGCTGGGCCTGCGCACCGGGTTGGTGGTCGCAGTGACCATCCCGCTGGTGCTGGCGATGACGTTCGCGGTGATGCATTACTTCGGCATCGGTCTGCACAAGATATCGCTCGGCGCGCTGGTGCTCGCGCTCGGTCTGCTGGTGGACGATGCGATCATCGCGGTCGAGATGATGGCGATCAAGATGGAGCAGGGGTTCTCGCGGCTGCGGGCGGCTGCGTTCGCCTACGAGACCACCGCATTCCCGATGCTCACCGGCACGCTCGTGACCGCGGCCGGTTTTCTGCCGATCGCCACCGCCGCATCGAGCACCGGCGAATACACGCGATCGCTGTTCCAGGTGGTGACGATCGCGCTGATGGTGTCCTGGGTGGCGGCGGTGCTGTTCATTCCGTATCTCGGCGACAAGATGTTGCCCGAGCCGAACGCACGGCCGACTCCGCGTTCGTTGGAAGGCCGCATCCGTACGTTCCGTTCGGGTCTCGCCGATCGCTGGCCGCGATTCGCCGGACTGCTCGGGCCGGCGCCGATCGCGACCGAGGGCGCGAACTCGCCCGCGCACGATCCTTACGACACCGCTTTCTACAAGCGATTCCGAGCGACGGTGCGATGGTGCATCCGTCGCCGGTGGCTGGTGATCGGCGCGACGGTGCTCGCGTTCATGGTGTCGATCGCGGTGTTCCGCTTCGTTCCGCAGCAGTTCTTCCCGGACTCGACCCGCCTTGAACTGATGGTCGATGTCGAGCTGGCCGAAGGCAGCTCCCTGAAGGCGACCGATGCGGCTGCGCGCAAACTCGAAAAACTGTTGTCGGCGCGGAAGGAAATCGAGAATTACGTCGCTTATGTCGGCACCGGCTCGCCGAGATTCTATCTGCCGCTCGACCAGCAATTGCCGCAAACCCATTTCACCCAGTTCGTGGTGCGCGCGAAGGACATCGAGGCGCGCGAAGCGCTGCGCAACTGGCTGATGGGTGACGTGCGTCCGCAGTTTCCCGAGCTGCAGCTGCGGGTGACCCGCCTCGAGAACGGTCCGCCGGTGGGTTATCCGATCCAGTATCGCGTCTCCGGCGAGCATGTCGAACGCGTGCGCGAGATCGCGTCGCGGGTCATGGCCAAAGTGCGTGCGAATCCGGACGTCATCAACGTCAATTTCGATTGGGACGAACCCAGCAAGGTCGTGCGCCTGGTCATCGATCAGGATCGCGCCCGCGCGCTGGGCGTGAGTTCGGAGCAACTCGCGCATTTCCTCTCCAGTTCGCTGTCGGGTCAGCGCGTCAGCACCTACCGCGAAGACAACGAATTGATCGAGATCCTGCTGCGCGGGCCCGAGAATGAACGTGAGCGACTGGAACTGCTCGGCAGTCTCGCGGTGCCCACCACCAGCGGCCTCACCGTGCCGGTGATGCAGATCGCAAGGCTGGAATCGACCTTCGAGGACGGCGTCATCTGGCATCGCAACCGTTTGCCCACCGTGACCGTGCGCGCCGATATCGTCAACGGCCCGACGCCGGCGACGGTCGTCGGGCGGATCGATCCGACCCTCGATGCCATCCGCGCCACATTGCCGGACGGCTATCTGATGGAAACCGGCGGATCGGTGGAGGATTCCGCGCGCGGCCAGGATTCGATCAAGGCCGGCATGCCGCTGTTCGTGTTCGTGGTGATCACCTTGCTGATGCTGCAGCTGCGCGATCTGTCGCGCGTGTTCCTGGTGATGTCGACCGCGCCATTGGGCCTGATCGGCGTGGTCGCGTTCCTGCTGGCGTTCCGGGTGCCGTTCGGTTTCGTCGCGATGCTCGGCACGATCGCGCTCTCGGGCATGATCATGCGCAACTCGGTGATCCTGATCGATCAGATCGAACAGGATATCGCCAGCGGCCACGACCGCTGGACCGCGATCGTCGAATCGACGGTGCGCCGCTTCCGGCCGATCGTGCTGACCGCGCTGGCCGCGATCCTCGCGATGGTGCCATTGTCGAGCAGCGCGTTCTTCGGGCCGATGGCCGTTGCGATCATGGGCGGCCTGATTGTCGCGACCGTACTGACCCTGTTGTTCCTGCCCGCGCTCTACGCGGCGTGGTTCCGCGTGCGCGCCAGCGAAGCGCGCCAGGAACCCGCTGTCGGGTGA
- a CDS encoding efflux RND transporter periplasmic adaptor subunit, with the protein MLMVVVLAACGNAEPTSRAPRPVLVARADTAGPSSEGLTAFAGEIRAREETALSFRVGGKLARRLVDAGDQVHKGDVLAELDPGDLQLQADASQAQLAAAEAQLARSRADHARFAALSKDQLVSRSSLDQQTAALRAAEGQVRAARAQRDVARNQSGYASLLASADGVIAARMAEAGQVLAPGQTVFSFAVEGGREVAFALPESSVRGFQAGQMVLVELWNTKGPPLSARIREISPVADPSTRTYAARASLAPEHIDAVALGQSARVYIVGAGQPAGLTVPLSAVQRDAEGLTMVWVADPESQRARPVRVVAGSYSANSVPILSGLKPTDWIVVAGGHLLHADQAVLPVDRSNRPVQSN; encoded by the coding sequence ATGCTGATGGTGGTGGTTCTGGCGGCTTGTGGCAATGCCGAACCGACATCCCGGGCGCCGCGTCCGGTGCTTGTCGCACGTGCCGATACTGCCGGGCCCTCATCGGAAGGCCTGACTGCGTTCGCCGGCGAGATCCGCGCCCGCGAGGAAACGGCGCTGTCTTTCCGGGTCGGCGGCAAACTGGCGCGCAGGCTCGTGGATGCGGGCGACCAGGTCCACAAGGGCGATGTACTCGCGGAACTGGATCCGGGAGACCTTCAGCTCCAGGCGGACGCGTCGCAGGCGCAGCTCGCCGCAGCGGAAGCGCAATTGGCCCGTAGTCGTGCCGATCACGCGCGTTTCGCGGCCCTGTCCAAGGATCAACTGGTCAGCCGTTCCTCGCTCGACCAGCAGACGGCGGCCCTCCGTGCGGCCGAGGGCCAGGTGCGTGCGGCGCGCGCGCAACGCGATGTGGCGCGCAATCAGAGCGGTTACGCCTCGCTGCTCGCGTCCGCCGATGGCGTGATCGCAGCGCGGATGGCCGAGGCGGGGCAGGTGCTGGCGCCCGGACAGACCGTGTTCTCGTTCGCCGTGGAGGGCGGGCGCGAAGTCGCTTTCGCGCTGCCCGAATCGAGTGTCCGCGGATTCCAGGCCGGGCAGATGGTGCTGGTCGAACTGTGGAACACCAAAGGCCCGCCGCTGTCGGCGAGGATCCGCGAAATTTCGCCGGTCGCCGATCCGTCGACGCGGACTTACGCGGCTCGCGCGAGTCTGGCCCCGGAGCACATCGATGCAGTCGCGCTGGGGCAAAGCGCACGGGTCTACATCGTCGGTGCCGGGCAACCCGCCGGACTGACGGTGCCATTGTCCGCTGTCCAGAGAGATGCCGAAGGCCTGACGATGGTGTGGGTCGCCGACCCCGAATCGCAGCGGGCCCGGCCGGTACGGGTGGTGGCTGGATCCTATTCCGCCAACAGCGTCCCGATCCTTTCCGGCCTGAAGCCCACGGATTGGATCGTGGTCGCCGGAGGCCATCTGCTGCATGCGGACCAGGCGGTGTTGCCGGTCGACCGCAGCAATCGCCCCGTCCAATCGAACTGA
- a CDS encoding TetR/AcrR family transcriptional regulator, translating to MSATGPQSAAPEAIKPAGPGRPKDLGKRAAILEVAKRLFSQNGFDGVSMDQIAAEAGVSKLTVYSHFGDKESLFSSAIRAKCEEQMPPTLFLAGLEGDLREQLTTIARAFFALVTSEESIAMHRMMMMPGTGDSHVRELFWQAGPQQVKDAFAEFLRARVARGELQVTDITRAASQFLCLIKGEMHTQLLCGMCCGAPVNDTECHIEATVDLFLRAYGSDRNAAE from the coding sequence ATGAGTGCCACAGGCCCACAATCCGCTGCCCCTGAGGCCATCAAACCGGCAGGCCCCGGCCGTCCGAAGGATCTCGGCAAGCGCGCGGCGATTCTTGAAGTGGCCAAACGCCTGTTCAGCCAGAACGGCTTCGATGGCGTGAGCATGGATCAGATCGCGGCCGAAGCCGGCGTCTCCAAACTCACGGTCTACAGTCATTTCGGCGACAAGGAATCGCTGTTCAGTTCGGCGATTCGCGCCAAGTGCGAAGAACAGATGCCGCCGACGCTGTTCCTCGCGGGCCTGGAAGGCGATCTGCGCGAGCAGCTCACCACGATCGCACGCGCGTTTTTCGCGCTGGTGACCAGCGAAGAGTCCATCGCGATGCATCGGATGATGATGATGCCCGGCACCGGCGACTCGCACGTTCGCGAGCTGTTCTGGCAAGCCGGCCCGCAACAGGTGAAAGACGCCTTCGCCGAATTCCTTCGCGCCCGCGTCGCGCGCGGGGAACTGCAGGTGACCGACATCACGCGCGCGGCATCGCAGTTCCTGTGCCTGATCAAGGGCGAGATGCATACGCAACTGCTGTGCGGCATGTGCTGCGGCGCGCCCGTCAACGACACCGAATGCCATATCGAGGCGACCGTCGACCTGTTCCTGCGTGCCTACGGCAGCGACCGGAACGCCGCGGAATGA
- a CDS encoding protein-L-isoaspartate O-methyltransferase, with amino-acid sequence MTIDYAKARETMVEQQVRPWDVSEPRVLEALARLPRERFVAESHRALAYSDLALPIGHGESMMKPVLEGRALQALSIGASEDVLEIGAGSGYLTACIGSLARDVVSLELHEDLAQAARGRLQAQGIGNVRIDAADAFGWDSERRFDAICFSGAVAIVPSRFLAWLRPGGRMFVIHGQAPAMEAALVRHADNAAGFQVESLFETELPYLIGGAPIPEFKL; translated from the coding sequence ATGACGATCGATTACGCCAAAGCCCGCGAAACCATGGTCGAACAGCAAGTCCGGCCGTGGGATGTGTCCGAACCTCGCGTCCTCGAGGCCTTGGCGCGGCTGCCGCGCGAGCGCTTCGTGGCGGAATCGCATCGCGCGCTCGCCTACTCCGACCTTGCCCTGCCGATCGGCCACGGCGAATCGATGATGAAACCGGTGCTCGAAGGCCGCGCGCTGCAGGCACTGTCGATCGGCGCCAGCGAAGACGTCCTCGAAATCGGGGCTGGCAGCGGATACCTCACCGCCTGCATCGGCAGTCTGGCCCGCGATGTCGTGAGCCTGGAACTGCACGAAGATCTCGCCCAGGCGGCGCGCGGCCGTCTGCAGGCACAGGGGATCGGCAACGTCCGGATCGATGCCGCCGACGCGTTCGGCTGGGACAGCGAGCGCCGATTCGATGCGATCTGCTTCAGCGGCGCGGTCGCGATCGTGCCTTCGCGCTTCCTGGCATGGCTGCGACCCGGCGGCCGGATGTTCGTCATACACGGTCAGGCACCCGCCATGGAAGCGGCGCTGGTACGCCATGCCGACAACGCCGCCGGCTTCCAGGTCGAATCGCTTTTCGAAACCGAACTGCCGTATCTGATCGGCGGCGCCCCCATTCCAGAGTTCAAACTGTAG
- a CDS encoding TolC family outer membrane protein — protein MTRRPLALALAVILLPFGAQAEDLVQSYELARTSDPQLAAAESSRLVSREGAVQGRAAMLPQINGDASYNRSRSDSESSSPSADTSNDTTTRDLGLRLNQMVYDHSVVNRARSQNALSQAGDLQLEAAGDSLITRTSAAYFNVLVAMETLAAAEAQETALKKQFDFADKRLEVGLAPITDVHEARAQYDRARANTIVTSNALEDAYRALEEITGSDLRLLKALPQDFQPQLPSALDGEGWVAAALENNPSLKAQEYRVKSAEASVESARGGHYPTLYFGANYGRNRTDGDSTNNILNLSSDFENQSNSRSLGLTLSVPIFAGGATQSQVRQALAQRDITNDELEQQKRALVRSTRNAYRTLVAGVSEVEARKAAVFSARSAYDASQVGLEVGTRTVLDVLNNQQTLFNAEQEYALSRYNFLQNRLLLEQAAGTLDIDDLQDVNRLLTVDATLKTAP, from the coding sequence ATGACTCGCCGCCCCCTCGCTCTCGCCCTCGCTGTGATCCTGTTGCCGTTCGGCGCCCAGGCCGAAGACCTTGTGCAGTCCTACGAGCTCGCACGCACCAGCGATCCCCAACTCGCCGCCGCGGAATCCAGCCGTCTCGTTTCGCGCGAGGGCGCGGTGCAAGGCCGCGCGGCGATGCTGCCGCAGATCAATGGCGACGCGTCCTACAATCGTTCGCGCAGCGACAGCGAATCCTCGTCCCCCAGCGCCGATACCAGCAACGACACCACCACCCGCGACCTCGGCCTGCGCCTGAATCAGATGGTGTACGACCACAGCGTCGTGAACCGCGCGCGCAGCCAGAACGCCCTGTCGCAGGCGGGCGACCTGCAGCTCGAAGCGGCAGGCGACTCCCTGATCACCCGCACCTCGGCCGCCTACTTCAACGTTCTGGTCGCGATGGAAACACTGGCGGCGGCGGAAGCGCAGGAAACGGCGCTGAAGAAGCAGTTCGATTTCGCGGACAAGCGGCTCGAAGTCGGCCTGGCGCCGATCACCGACGTCCATGAGGCCCGCGCCCAGTACGACCGTGCCCGCGCCAACACCATCGTGACCAGCAATGCGCTGGAGGATGCCTATCGCGCGCTGGAGGAAATCACCGGCAGCGACCTGCGCCTGCTCAAGGCCCTGCCCCAGGACTTCCAGCCGCAGTTGCCTTCGGCGCTGGATGGCGAAGGCTGGGTGGCGGCGGCACTCGAAAACAATCCCAGCCTGAAGGCCCAGGAATACCGGGTGAAGTCGGCGGAGGCCAGCGTGGAAAGCGCGCGCGGCGGTCACTACCCGACGCTTTACTTCGGAGCCAATTACGGCCGGAATCGCACCGACGGCGACTCCACCAACAACATCCTCAACCTCAGCTCGGACTTCGAGAACCAGAGCAACTCGCGCAGCCTCGGGCTGACCCTGTCGGTACCGATCTTCGCTGGCGGCGCGACCCAGTCCCAAGTGCGCCAGGCACTCGCCCAGCGCGACATCACGAACGATGAACTCGAACAGCAGAAACGTGCGCTGGTGCGCAGTACGCGCAATGCCTACCGTACGCTGGTCGCAGGCGTCAGCGAAGTCGAAGCGCGCAAGGCTGCGGTGTTTTCGGCGCGCAGCGCCTACGACGCCTCGCAGGTCGGCCTCGAGGTCGGCACCCGCACGGTGCTGGATGTGCTGAACAATCAACAGACGCTGTTCAACGCCGAGCAGGAGTACGCCCTCTCCCGCTACAACTTCCTGCAGAACCGCCTGCTGTTGGAGCAGGCGGCCGGCACACTGGACATCGACGATCTGCAGGATGTGAACCGCCTGCTCACCGTGGATGCCACGCTGAAAACGGCCCCCTGA
- a CDS encoding 3-deoxy-D-manno-octulosonic acid transferase, translating into MRADSFERVIEHTLRGLYSAALYLLLPITVYHLIWRGFRQRAYLLRWDERYARYRDKPPGDEHLWVHAVSVGEVNAAAPLVNALLRDHPQRRVLITTITPTGSERVAALWGDRVTHVYLPYDLTGAVARFLRHFRPGVALIVETELWPNLLFACRDHGVPAYLVNARLSERSLRGYRALRPLVGRALRTMRAVAAQSDADAARFLSLGAREDQVVVCGNLKFDTRVDPAIDTFAREFRARIAGRPVWIAASTHPDEEALVLAMDRHLRARWPDLLMLWAPRHPERFRPAMQLAIDTGLQVATRRLTRLPDRDDAVFIIDTLGELMSFYACADVAFVGGSLQPVGGHNLLEPAAVGTAVVTGPHLHNFRDIADQLDQARALRIGADAAEVAVDIGLLLDDEVERARMSAAGRMLVEEGRGALRKTLDLIASELPAA; encoded by the coding sequence ATGCGGGCCGACAGCTTCGAACGCGTGATCGAGCACACCCTGCGCGGCCTGTATTCGGCGGCGTTGTACTTGCTGCTGCCCATCACCGTCTATCACCTGATCTGGCGCGGATTCCGCCAGCGCGCCTACCTGCTGCGCTGGGACGAGCGCTACGCGCGCTATCGCGACAAGCCCCCGGGCGACGAACACCTCTGGGTCCACGCGGTTTCGGTCGGCGAGGTGAACGCCGCCGCGCCGCTGGTCAATGCATTGCTGCGCGATCATCCGCAGCGGCGGGTCCTGATCACCACCATCACGCCGACCGGCTCCGAGCGCGTCGCCGCGCTGTGGGGCGATCGGGTGACGCACGTCTATCTGCCGTACGATCTGACCGGCGCGGTCGCGCGGTTCCTGCGTCATTTCCGTCCCGGGGTCGCGCTGATCGTCGAAACCGAGCTGTGGCCGAATCTGCTGTTCGCCTGTCGCGATCACGGTGTGCCGGCGTATCTGGTCAATGCACGATTGTCCGAGCGCTCGCTGCGCGGCTATCGCGCCCTGCGTCCGCTGGTCGGGCGCGCCCTGCGCACGATGCGCGCGGTCGCCGCGCAGTCGGATGCCGACGCGGCGCGATTCCTGAGCCTTGGTGCGCGCGAAGATCAGGTCGTCGTCTGCGGCAATCTGAAATTCGACACCCGGGTCGACCCTGCGATCGACACGTTCGCGCGGGAATTCCGCGCGCGCATCGCCGGTCGACCGGTGTGGATCGCCGCCAGCACGCATCCCGACGAAGAGGCGCTGGTGTTGGCCATGGACCGTCACTTGCGCGCACGCTGGCCCGATCTGCTGATGCTCTGGGCGCCGCGACATCCCGAGCGGTTCCGGCCTGCGATGCAGTTGGCGATCGATACCGGTCTGCAGGTGGCGACGCGCAGGCTCACCCGGCTTCCCGATCGAGACGATGCGGTATTCATCATCGACACGCTCGGCGAACTGATGAGTTTCTACGCCTGCGCGGATGTCGCATTCGTCGGCGGTAGTCTGCAGCCGGTGGGCGGACACAATCTGCTCGAACCCGCAGCCGTCGGCACCGCTGTCGTCACCGGGCCGCATCTCCACAATTTCAGGGATATCGCCGATCAGCTCGACCAGGCGCGCGCGCTCAGGATCGGTGCCGACGCCGCGGAGGTGGCGGTGGACATCGGTCTGCTGCTCGACGATGAGGTCGAGCGTGCGCGCATGAGCGCGGCGGGTCGCATGCTGGTCGAGGAGGGCAGGGGCGCGCTGCGCAAGACATTGGATCTGATCGCATCCGAACTTCCTGCCGCTTGA